A genome region from Sphingobium sp. WTD-1 includes the following:
- the nhaA gene encoding Na+/H+ antiporter NhaA, translating into MTERPVSALRNFLKGEAGSGVLLMISAAIAMIMANLPGAAGHVYHDIFHMVTGPVLAPALGPMTIHLWVNDGLMAIFFLLVGLEIKREFVDGGLSTWERRRLPFIAAGAGMIAPALVYLAVTAGEPALARGWAIPAATDIAFAIGVLALLGSRAPASIKLFLTAVAIVDDMGAVAIIALAYSQGLDIMALAGAFVVLLVMFGMNRVGVRALAPYLIGFLLLWYLMLLSGVHATIAGVLAAITIPVNRTPGAPDAVDSPLHRLEHLIHPWSAYLIVPLFGFANAGITLNGDAIGALLSPLPIGVALGLLVGKQLGVFGSIWLAQKLGIAARPSGATWVQIYGMALLCGIGFTMSLFIGALAFPGQPLLVEEAKIGILGGSLLSALCGYSVLRFAPTPRSVERGVG; encoded by the coding sequence GTGACCGAACGGCCCGTGTCCGCCCTCAGGAATTTCCTGAAGGGAGAAGCAGGCAGTGGCGTCTTGCTGATGATTTCGGCCGCGATCGCAATGATCATGGCGAATCTTCCGGGTGCTGCCGGCCATGTCTATCATGACATCTTCCATATGGTGACGGGGCCGGTGCTTGCTCCCGCACTCGGTCCCATGACGATCCATTTGTGGGTCAATGACGGATTGATGGCGATCTTCTTCCTGCTCGTCGGGTTGGAGATCAAGCGTGAGTTCGTCGATGGTGGCCTGTCCACCTGGGAGAGGCGGCGCCTGCCTTTCATCGCGGCGGGGGCGGGCATGATCGCGCCGGCGCTGGTCTATCTGGCCGTTACGGCTGGGGAACCGGCCCTGGCGCGCGGCTGGGCGATCCCGGCGGCCACCGATATTGCCTTTGCGATCGGAGTTCTGGCGTTGCTGGGATCGCGGGCTCCCGCATCGATCAAGCTGTTCCTGACGGCTGTCGCGATCGTCGACGACATGGGCGCGGTGGCGATCATTGCGCTGGCCTATAGCCAGGGGCTGGATATCATGGCTTTGGCCGGCGCCTTTGTCGTCCTGCTGGTCATGTTCGGCATGAACCGTGTCGGCGTGCGGGCCTTGGCACCTTATCTCATCGGCTTCCTGCTGCTTTGGTATCTGATGCTGCTGTCGGGCGTGCATGCCACGATCGCGGGCGTGCTCGCCGCCATCACCATCCCGGTTAATCGTACGCCGGGGGCGCCCGATGCGGTGGACAGTCCGCTCCATCGCCTGGAGCATCTGATCCATCCCTGGAGCGCTTATCTGATCGTGCCGCTCTTCGGTTTTGCCAATGCCGGCATCACCCTCAACGGCGACGCGATCGGCGCTTTGCTCAGCCCCTTGCCGATCGGCGTGGCGCTGGGGTTGTTGGTCGGCAAGCAGCTGGGCGTATTCGGCAGTATCTGGCTGGCGCAGAAGCTGGGTATCGCGGCGCGGCCTTCGGGGGCAACCTGGGTGCAGATTTACGGCATGGCGCTGTTGTGCGGCATTGGCTTCACCATGAGCCTGTTTATCGGCGCGCTCGCCTTTCCGGGGCAACCATTGCTGGTCGAGGAGGCCAAGATCGGCATCCTTGGCGGATCCTTGCTGTCCGCGCTGTGCGGTTATTCGGTGTTGCGTTTCGCGCCAACGCCGCGTTCGGTTGAGCGGGGCGTAGGGTGA
- a CDS encoding DUF2147 domain-containing protein, with the protein MFHALRLFLVGFSLIAAVPAMAADPVLGSWINPRGSVTVTTGACQDRLCGWVSHANAEALADASDAGIPHLVGTILLQDYRPKGPGHWAGRVYVPDMGRTFYSTIDQQGPDQLKISGCILGGLFCRSQLWHRVRTG; encoded by the coding sequence ATGTTTCACGCCTTGCGCCTGTTCCTTGTCGGCTTCAGCCTGATCGCCGCCGTTCCGGCGATGGCGGCCGATCCGGTGCTGGGTTCCTGGATCAATCCGCGTGGCAGCGTCACGGTCACGACCGGCGCCTGTCAGGACCGATTGTGCGGCTGGGTCAGCCACGCCAATGCCGAGGCGCTGGCCGATGCCAGCGATGCCGGCATCCCGCATCTGGTCGGCACCATCCTTCTGCAGGATTATCGGCCCAAGGGACCCGGCCATTGGGCCGGCCGCGTCTATGTGCCCGACATGGGCCGCACCTTCTATTCCACCATCGACCAGCAGGGGCCGGACCAGTTGAAGATTTCCGGCTGCATCCTGGGTGGGCTTTTCTGCCGCAGCCAGCTCTGGCACCGGGTCAGGACGGGATAA
- a CDS encoding TIGR02186 family protein produces MMMPRLILPALALLLSAADEPQLVPDVSQREVEIQYSFTGADLLLFGAIVYPDGRRPDKPADIVVVLKGPEQSITMREKQKVAGIWVNADRARFRSAPSFYAMASSRPIDQIVDERTAAIYELGLDKLQLSPSSLNDSAELDRFQAGLVDLRQRNGLFVERPSTVEISDGVLYRARLPLSARVIVGDYTAETFLVQDGRVVAAAVRDIHVRKSGFEQFMAVAAERWSFLYGLTAIALAVGMGWAAGAVARRI; encoded by the coding sequence ATGATGATGCCCCGCCTCATCCTGCCGGCCCTGGCCCTGCTGCTGAGCGCTGCGGACGAGCCGCAACTGGTGCCCGATGTGTCGCAGCGCGAGGTTGAAATCCAGTACAGCTTCACCGGCGCGGACCTGCTGCTGTTCGGCGCAATCGTCTATCCCGACGGTCGGCGGCCGGACAAGCCGGCGGACATCGTCGTCGTGCTGAAGGGCCCCGAACAGTCGATCACCATGCGCGAAAAGCAGAAGGTGGCCGGCATCTGGGTCAATGCCGACCGCGCCCGCTTTCGCTCTGCGCCCAGCTTCTATGCCATGGCCTCTTCCCGGCCGATCGACCAGATCGTCGACGAGCGCACGGCGGCGATCTACGAACTGGGCTTAGACAAGCTGCAACTGTCGCCTTCCTCGCTCAACGACAGCGCGGAACTGGACCGATTCCAGGCTGGCCTGGTCGACCTGCGCCAGCGCAACGGCCTGTTCGTCGAACGCCCCAGCACGGTGGAGATCAGTGACGGCGTGCTCTATCGCGCCCGCCTGCCGCTGTCGGCCCGCGTGATCGTGGGCGACTATACCGCCGAAACCTTCCTGGTGCAGGACGGTCGCGTTGTCGCGGCGGCGGTGCGCGACATCCATGTCCGCAAATCGGGCTTCGAACAGTTCATGGCCGTCGCGGCCGAACGCTGGTCTTTCCTCTATGGCCTGACCGCGATTGCCCTGGCCGTGGGCATGGGCTGGGCCGCCGGCGCAGTTGCCCGCCGCATCTGA
- a CDS encoding glycosyl transferase family protein gives MLFGALQALHYEILLFAAIGFALGGLDDLAIDLLFLIRRAWRAVRHPRRLRMTMATLPPSSTPGRIAIFIPAWQEADVVGAMLRHAVHCWGDADYRIFVGAYPNDPATIDAIASAAIDQPHIILCLNDRPGPTTKADCLNINWRSMLAEEGRSGVRFKAIVMHDAEDVVHADEIRLFDHMIDRFALVQLPVLPLPGRGTWFSRAIANHYCDEFAEAHGKSLTVREFLGASIPSAGVACAFERDILAALASHPDAGPFDPGSLTEDYEAGLRIADMGGRGIFLRIRDAQGQLVATREYFPDSVPAAIRQKARWIIGISLAGWDRMGWQGGPAEWWMRIRDRRATLAALIIVAAYATLLLWSILELARPFLTQQQRPSAPLIDALLTLNLWLMAWRIMMRAVFAGHAYGWRHGLAAVPRMFVGNAIAVLAARRAVILYVQSLLGKPLVWDKTQHRFPDMEEQA, from the coding sequence ATGCTCTTTGGCGCGCTACAGGCGCTGCATTATGAGATATTGTTGTTCGCGGCCATCGGCTTTGCGTTGGGCGGGCTGGATGATCTGGCGATCGACCTGCTATTCCTGATCCGCCGCGCCTGGCGGGCGGTTCGGCATCCTCGCCGCCTCCGCATGACGATGGCAACATTGCCGCCGTCATCGACGCCAGGCCGTATCGCCATCTTCATTCCCGCCTGGCAGGAAGCGGACGTCGTCGGCGCCATGCTGCGCCATGCCGTGCATTGCTGGGGCGATGCCGATTATCGCATATTCGTCGGCGCCTATCCCAATGATCCGGCGACGATCGACGCAATCGCATCGGCCGCCATCGATCAACCGCATATCATATTGTGCCTGAATGATCGCCCCGGCCCGACCACGAAGGCCGATTGCCTGAATATCAACTGGCGTAGCATGCTGGCGGAGGAAGGCCGAAGCGGCGTCCGATTCAAGGCTATCGTCATGCACGATGCGGAAGACGTCGTACATGCCGATGAAATTCGCCTGTTCGATCACATGATCGACCGGTTCGCACTGGTGCAGTTGCCGGTCCTGCCTTTGCCCGGTCGCGGCACCTGGTTTTCCCGCGCGATCGCCAATCATTATTGCGATGAGTTCGCGGAAGCTCATGGAAAGTCCCTGACTGTTAGAGAGTTTCTTGGCGCATCCATTCCATCCGCCGGTGTCGCCTGCGCGTTCGAACGAGACATATTGGCCGCGCTAGCCTCCCATCCCGACGCAGGGCCGTTCGATCCGGGATCACTGACGGAAGATTATGAAGCCGGCCTGCGCATCGCCGACATGGGCGGCCGGGGCATCTTCCTGCGCATTCGTGATGCACAGGGGCAACTGGTCGCAACCCGCGAATATTTTCCCGATAGCGTTCCGGCTGCCATCCGCCAGAAAGCCCGATGGATCATCGGCATTTCGCTCGCCGGATGGGACCGCATGGGCTGGCAGGGCGGCCCGGCCGAATGGTGGATGCGGATCAGGGACCGGCGCGCCACGCTGGCCGCATTGATCATTGTCGCTGCCTACGCCACGCTGCTGCTCTGGAGCATATTGGAACTGGCGCGGCCTTTCCTGACTCAGCAGCAGCGACCGTCCGCGCCCCTGATCGACGCCCTGCTGACGCTCAATCTGTGGCTGATGGCATGGCGCATCATGATGCGCGCGGTCTTTGCCGGCCACGCTTATGGCTGGCGACATGGCCTGGCAGCGGTTCCGCGCATGTTCGTCGGCAACGCGATCGCCGTCCTTGCCGCCCGGCGCGCCGTGATCCTCTATGTCCAGTCGCTGCTGGGCAAGCCGCTGGTATGGGACAAGACGCAACATCGCTTCCCCGACATGGAGGAACAGGCATGA
- a CDS encoding sulfite exporter TauE/SafE family protein, giving the protein MDLYLPIANLSVNALVIIGLGGVVGLLSGMFGVGGGFLTTPLLIFYGIPPTVAAASAASQVTGASVSGVVTHMSRGTVDFRMGGVLIAGGVVGAGLGVLIFRLLQSLGQIDTVIGILYVLMLGGIGSLMAKESIQALIALKTGKRMQARKRRHHPLVAALPMRWRFYRSGLYISPLAPLLLGMATGILTMLLGVGGGFILVPAMLYLLGMNTQSVVGTSLFQILFVTMATTMMHAMTTKAVDLVLAMLLLIGSVTGAQVGTRLSMTIRPEYLRILLAAIVLLVAARMALGLGWRPDEIFTIDVK; this is encoded by the coding sequence ATGGATCTATACCTGCCCATCGCCAATCTGTCGGTGAACGCCCTGGTCATCATCGGACTGGGTGGCGTCGTCGGCCTGTTGTCGGGCATGTTCGGCGTGGGTGGCGGCTTCCTCACCACGCCGCTGCTGATCTTCTATGGCATCCCGCCCACGGTCGCAGCGGCCTCTGCCGCCAGCCAGGTAACCGGCGCCAGCGTGTCCGGCGTCGTCACCCACATGTCGCGCGGCACCGTCGATTTCCGCATGGGCGGCGTGCTGATCGCCGGCGGCGTAGTCGGCGCGGGCCTTGGCGTCCTCATCTTCCGCCTGCTCCAGTCGCTGGGGCAGATCGATACGGTGATCGGCATTCTCTATGTGCTGATGCTGGGCGGCATCGGATCACTGATGGCGAAGGAGTCGATCCAGGCGCTTATCGCGCTCAAGACCGGCAAGCGCATGCAGGCGCGCAAGCGCCGCCACCATCCGCTGGTCGCCGCACTGCCGATGCGCTGGCGCTTCTATCGCTCGGGCCTTTACATCTCGCCGCTGGCGCCGCTGCTGCTGGGCATGGCGACCGGCATCCTAACCATGTTGCTGGGCGTGGGTGGCGGCTTCATCCTGGTGCCGGCGATGCTCTACCTGCTCGGCATGAACACCCAGTCTGTGGTCGGCACATCGCTGTTCCAGATCCTGTTCGTCACCATGGCGACGACCATGATGCATGCGATGACGACCAAGGCGGTCGATCTGGTGCTGGCCATGCTGCTGCTGATCGGCAGCGTCACCGGCGCGCAGGTCGGTACCCGGCTGTCGATGACGATCCGCCCGGAATATCTACGCATCCTGCTCGCCGCGATCGTGCTGCTGGTCGCCGCGCGCATGGCGCTGGGGCTGGGTTGGCGGCCCGATGAAATCTTCACGATCGACGTCAAATGA
- a CDS encoding VOC family protein — MHAIHHIAIIGSDYARSRHFYVDILGFPVLNEVYRAERDSWKCDLAVGDAQIELFSFPNPPPRPSRPEACGLRHLAFAVSDLDAEVARLESHGVACEPIRVDEYTDRRFTFFADPDGLPLELYEDQVRAI, encoded by the coding sequence ATGCACGCCATCCATCATATCGCCATCATCGGGTCGGACTATGCCCGGTCCCGCCATTTCTATGTCGACATTCTCGGCTTTCCCGTGCTGAACGAGGTCTATCGCGCCGAACGCGACAGCTGGAAATGCGATCTGGCGGTCGGCGACGCGCAGATCGAGCTTTTCTCCTTCCCCAATCCGCCGCCGCGCCCCTCGCGCCCGGAAGCGTGCGGCCTACGCCACCTTGCCTTTGCCGTCAGCGACCTGGATGCGGAGGTCGCCCGGCTCGAAAGCCATGGCGTGGCGTGCGAGCCGATCCGGGTGGACGAATATACCGACCGGCGCTTCACCTTCTTCGCCGACCCTGACGGACTGCCGCTGGAGCTTTACGAGGATCAGGTCCGCGCCATTTGA
- the mprF gene encoding bifunctional lysylphosphatidylglycerol flippase/synthetase MprF, protein MGAITYLRRYQTPLSVGLVVLLAALGFVALYHLLHDVHVRDIRAAFHALGPAALIPALLLTVISYITLTFYDVLALRSIGRPLPYGTAALASFTSYTLSHNLGLSLLTGGSARYRIYSAAGLGVADVARVVAIAGATFWGGVLTLAAVMLVWRPETLSMGDVRLSAPALRVAGSLTLAAIIGLILYAGRQGRMLHFGRMSLPLPPASRIFCQIGIGVIDLAAASAALFVLVPGVGLHAWPAFFLGYALAIVAVLLTHVPGGVGVFELVMLAALPGVDRPQLVAALLAYRLVYYILPLLIAVGIIVAQEGWRWRQPLRRTLRGLQAVTTGLAPIMTAALVFLGGAILLVSGSLPAIPHRVATLNSVVPLPFLEASHMAGSLVGAALLILSAGLYRRLDGAFWLTRILLLAGAIFSLLKGLDYEEAAAMLLIAALLQWARPAFYRRTQLIADAFTPGWLATVAVVLGLCVWIGFFAYKHVEYQNDLWWHFAARADASRFLRASLAVAVLLIGVALWRLLRPAATIPAFASNAAVPPKAALALAERTDANLAYIGDKRFLVSDGGTCCLMYQIRGHSWIVMGDPIGARSEWADLLWRLREQADAAQGRLLLYQISQDMLPLAIELGLQIVKYGEEAHVDLAGFTLDGPDAKPLRYAERRAAREGASFEIIPAAMLDQEMDRLAEISAHWLQAKGHKEKCFSVGRFDRAYMARFDCAVVRQEGRIVAFANIWAAADQSELSVDLMRHDDGAPYGTMDFLFIHLMLWGKPQGYRWFNLGLAPLSGLEARRLAPLWSKLGALLYQHGNALYGFEGLRAYKDKFGPEWEPRFVAGPQGLSFGRALLDLQALIAG, encoded by the coding sequence ATGGGGGCCATCACATATTTGCGCCGTTACCAGACGCCCTTGTCGGTCGGGCTGGTCGTGCTGCTCGCCGCGCTCGGCTTCGTCGCGCTCTACCATCTGCTGCATGATGTGCATGTACGCGACATCCGCGCGGCCTTTCATGCACTTGGCCCGGCAGCCCTGATCCCCGCCCTGCTGCTGACCGTGATCAGCTATATCACGCTTACCTTCTACGATGTACTGGCGCTGCGCTCGATCGGCCGCCCCTTGCCCTATGGCACGGCGGCGCTCGCCTCCTTCACCAGCTATACGCTCAGCCATAATCTGGGCCTGTCGTTGCTGACCGGCGGATCGGCACGCTACCGCATCTATAGCGCGGCGGGGCTGGGCGTTGCCGATGTCGCGCGGGTGGTCGCGATCGCCGGCGCTACCTTCTGGGGCGGGGTTTTGACGCTGGCGGCGGTTATGCTGGTCTGGCGGCCGGAGACGCTGTCGATGGGCGATGTCCGCCTGTCCGCGCCGGCATTGCGTGTGGCCGGAAGCCTGACCCTCGCGGCCATCATCGGCCTGATCCTCTATGCCGGCCGGCAGGGACGGATGCTGCATTTTGGCCGCATGTCCTTGCCGCTGCCGCCCGCCTCGCGCATATTCTGCCAGATCGGCATCGGCGTCATCGATCTCGCTGCCGCCAGCGCTGCGCTGTTCGTCCTGGTGCCCGGCGTCGGCCTCCATGCCTGGCCCGCCTTCTTCCTGGGCTATGCGCTCGCCATCGTCGCCGTGCTGCTGACCCATGTGCCCGGCGGCGTCGGCGTGTTCGAACTGGTGATGCTTGCCGCACTGCCCGGCGTGGACCGGCCGCAACTGGTGGCCGCGCTGCTCGCCTATCGGCTGGTCTATTATATCCTGCCGCTGCTGATCGCGGTCGGCATCATCGTTGCGCAGGAGGGCTGGCGCTGGCGGCAGCCGTTGCGCCGCACCCTGCGAGGGCTGCAGGCCGTCACGACCGGCCTCGCACCGATCATGACGGCGGCGCTCGTCTTCCTGGGCGGCGCTATCCTGCTGGTATCGGGCTCGCTTCCGGCCATCCCGCACCGGGTCGCGACCCTCAACAGCGTCGTGCCCCTGCCTTTCCTCGAAGCCTCCCACATGGCCGGCAGCCTGGTCGGCGCGGCGCTGCTGATCCTGTCGGCCGGCCTCTATCGGCGGCTGGACGGCGCCTTCTGGCTGACCCGCATCCTGCTGCTGGCCGGCGCGATCTTCTCGCTGCTCAAGGGGCTGGATTATGAGGAGGCGGCGGCGATGCTGCTGATCGCCGCGCTGCTGCAATGGGCGCGCCCGGCCTTCTATCGCCGGACCCAGCTGATTGCCGACGCCTTCACCCCCGGTTGGCTGGCGACTGTGGCGGTGGTTCTGGGCCTCTGCGTCTGGATCGGCTTCTTCGCCTACAAGCATGTCGAATATCAGAATGACCTCTGGTGGCATTTTGCCGCCCGCGCCGATGCCTCGCGCTTCCTGCGCGCCAGCCTGGCCGTTGCCGTCCTGCTGATCGGTGTTGCGCTCTGGCGCCTGCTGCGCCCGGCCGCGACCATTCCCGCCTTCGCCAGCAATGCCGCCGTCCCGCCGAAGGCCGCGCTGGCGCTGGCCGAACGCACCGACGCCAATCTCGCCTATATCGGCGACAAGCGCTTCCTGGTGTCGGATGGCGGCACCTGCTGCCTTATGTACCAGATCAGGGGGCATAGCTGGATCGTCATGGGGGATCCGATCGGCGCCCGAAGCGAATGGGCGGACCTGCTCTGGCGCCTGCGCGAACAGGCCGATGCCGCGCAGGGCCGTCTGCTGCTCTACCAGATCAGTCAGGATATGCTGCCGCTGGCGATCGAGCTGGGGTTGCAGATCGTCAAATATGGCGAGGAGGCGCATGTCGACCTGGCCGGCTTCACGCTGGACGGCCCGGATGCCAAGCCGCTGCGCTATGCCGAGCGGCGCGCGGCGCGTGAGGGCGCCAGTTTCGAGATCATCCCCGCCGCCATGCTGGACCAGGAAATGGACCGGCTGGCCGAGATTTCCGCCCATTGGCTCCAGGCCAAGGGGCACAAGGAAAAATGCTTCAGCGTCGGCCGCTTCGATCGCGCCTATATGGCGCGGTTCGACTGCGCCGTGGTGCGGCAGGAGGGCAGGATCGTCGCCTTCGCCAATATCTGGGCCGCGGCCGACCAGTCCGAACTGTCGGTCGACCTGATGCGCCATGACGACGGCGCGCCCTATGGCACGATGGACTTTCTGTTCATCCACCTGATGCTGTGGGGCAAGCCACAGGGTTATCGCTGGTTCAACCTCGGCCTTGCACCGCTTTCCGGGCTGGAGGCGCGCCGCCTCGCCCCGCTCTGGTCGAAGCTGGGCGCGCTGCTCTACCAGCATGGCAATGCGCTCTACGGCTTTGAAGGACTGCGCGCCTACAAGGACAAGTTCGGGCCGGAGTGGGAACCCCGCTTCGTCGCGGGGCCGCAGGGCCTGTCCTTCGGCCGGGCGCTGCTCGATCTTCAGGCACTGATCGCCGGATAG
- a CDS encoding AcvB/VirJ family lysyl-phosphatidylglycerol hydrolase: MMARGGKSIRYILPILILALLAAAFQWLGYLGGDPFSLSRPQGYRPGHGTPIAIILSGDMGMKVGMGPGIMARLTRDGLPTVGVNSLTYFRKTRSPAETTTLISQALAQARNIDPAAPVILIGQSFGADMAHVGLAALPPAQRHAIAMVALVVPGATVEYRASPGEIFTFAMAEADALPTARKLDWAPLLCVHGQEEAASLCPLLHQPNVQTLALPGGHPLHHDVDALYHILHTAFARQGLIRKT, from the coding sequence ATGATGGCGCGCGGTGGCAAGAGCATCCGGTATATCCTGCCCATCCTGATCCTCGCTCTGCTCGCGGCGGCCTTCCAATGGCTCGGCTATCTCGGCGGCGATCCCTTTTCCCTCTCCCGCCCACAGGGCTATCGGCCGGGCCATGGCACGCCGATCGCCATCATCCTGTCGGGCGACATGGGCATGAAGGTCGGCATGGGGCCGGGCATCATGGCACGCCTGACGCGAGACGGCCTGCCGACCGTTGGCGTCAATTCGCTGACCTATTTTCGCAAGACCCGCAGCCCTGCCGAAACCACTACCCTGATCAGCCAGGCCCTCGCCCAGGCCCGCAACATTGATCCCGCCGCGCCGGTCATCCTGATCGGCCAGTCCTTCGGCGCCGACATGGCGCATGTCGGCCTTGCCGCGCTGCCCCCCGCGCAACGCCATGCCATCGCCATGGTCGCACTGGTCGTGCCAGGCGCCACGGTCGAATATCGCGCTTCGCCCGGTGAGATATTCACCTTTGCGATGGCAGAGGCGGACGCCCTGCCGACCGCGCGCAAGCTCGACTGGGCACCTTTGCTCTGCGTTCATGGGCAAGAGGAAGCGGCCAGCCTGTGCCCATTGCTGCACCAGCCCAATGTGCAGACCCTCGCGCTGCCGGGCGGACATCCATTGCACCATGATGTCGATGCGCTCTACCATATCCTGCACACGGCCTTCGCCCGGCAGGGATTGATCCGGAAGACCTGA